In Plasmodium gaboni strain SY75 chromosome 14, whole genome shotgun sequence, one genomic interval encodes:
- a CDS encoding syntaxin, Qa-SNARE family, producing MEDILNEIISLSEKKRKEEQLKGMEEKEKKHENDHIVDIKKIREEKSEYDFNIRKENKDTIKDIITKKKKKSSDSIKDDNTSIYCDASTICTIDDDINIEKANIFSKIIYDKKMNEDNYSNISSINNNNYDYDILYFNDLEKNIDENTPLKVNGYNNNLNSYLLHVNDINTNISSIYKNIDKINVIKKKIDLNIYDNEKLYNKVNVIITNSEDIVKYIKLKINELNNENNEFEKNSNMVSEIKLRINIFIDVVNKYKSCINKYKNICNQYYEYVNKNIIKHYKLIHPNLNDHTIHKLLKQNNNNVEDFLNINKNSFYEKNIFCTSVEQIEIEKLKKKYNELKNLENNILSLNELYIELAYVIKKRKNLINNIENNVFQVKEYTQDALNNIVDAKKYNAMIKKRILYFSIFLLIVAFIILFPIFFNYTIF from the coding sequence ATGGAGGACATTTTAAACGAAATAATATCACTAAGTGAGAAAAAAAGGAAAGAAGAACAACTGAAAGGTATGGAagagaaagaaaaaaagcACGAGAATGATCACATTgtagatataaaaaaaataagagAAGAAAAATCGGAATACGATTTTAACataagaaaagaaaataaagatacaataaaagatattattacaaaaaagaagaagaaatCAAGTGATAGTATAAAAGATGATAATACAAGTATATATTGTGATGCTTCAACTATATGTACAAttgatgatgatataaatattgaGAAAGCGAATATATTTagtaaaataatatatgataagaaaatgaatgaagataattatagtaatataagtagtataaataataataattatgattatgatatattatattttaatgatTTAGAAAAGAATATTGACGAAAATACACCTTTAAAAGTAAATggatataataataatttaaattcCTATTTATTACATGTAAATGATATTAACACAAATATTTcaagtatatataaaaatattgataaaattaatgttattaaaaaaaaaatcgatttaaatatttatgataacgagaaattatataataaagttaatgttattataaCCAATTCAGAAGATATcgtaaaatatattaaattaaaaattaatgaactgaataatgaaaataatgaattcgaaaaaaatagtaatatGGTCAGCGAAATTAAATTAagaattaatatttttattgatgttgtaaataaatataaaagctgtattaataaatataaaaatatttgtaatcaatattatgaatatgttaataaaaatattataaaacattataaattaatacaTCCAAACTTAAATGATCATACAAtacataaattattaaaacaaaataataataatgtagaagactttttaaatattaataaaaattctttttatgaaaaaaatattttctgTACAAGTGTAGAACAAATAGAAATTGAAaaacttaaaaaaaaatataacgaactaaaaaatttagaaaataatatattatcattaaatGAATTGTATATAGAACTAGCATAtgtaattaaaaaaagaaaaaatctaattaataatattgaaaataatgttTTCCAAGTTAAAGAATATACACAAGATGCtcttaataatattgttgacgcaaaaaaatataatgctatgattaaaaaaagaatattatattttagTATCTTCTTATTAATTGTTgcatttattattttattccccatatttttcaactacacaatattttaa
- a CDS encoding putative voltage-dependent anion-selective channel protein — translation MDFPKLLNKPSLDLLKNDFPLSSKFELEHSSISKHPFLKSGFTFSNNTYSIYTNFKNNIYNTKNEIKFDNSGISLLDIKYEPGFIKNLNLCGKYTKTNGKEDDTFEVYSEYTTDNMNIFSSVNVRNFAFKYIHVSSHPKFKNFKFGGLLEGNMDINNLQYSFGGSYTKQHKDNLYIFSLRSIPSNKHFYGSLALNLFFQNKSINDNAISVEVVQNIMEKKANINVASIWYLDNKNTFVKTKISNDTKVALSLTHKYNEFVTITLGSQVDISKMSLPDNTKFGMKLYLKS, via the exons atggATTTTCCGAAATTATTGAATAAGCCTTCATTAG ATTTATTAAAGAATGATTTTCCTCTCTCCAGTAAATTTGAGCTCGAACACAGCAGTATTTCAAAACATCCA TTTTTAAAGAGTGGTTTTACCTTTTCAAATAACACatatagtatatatactaatttcaaaaataatatttacaataccaaaaatgaaataaaatttgATAACTCTGGAATAAGCTTGCtagatataaaatatgaa CCTGGTTTTATAAAAAACCTAAATCTTTGTGGAAAATATACCAAAACGAATGGAAAAGAAGATGACACTTTTGAAGTTTATAGTGAATATACAACAgataatatgaacatatTTTCATCTGTAAATGTTAGAAATTTTgcttttaaatatattcatgtCAGCTCACATCcaaaatttaaaaattttaaattcGGAG GTTTGCTTGAAGGAAATAtggatataaataatttgCAGTATTCATTTGGTGGTTCATACACGAAGCAACACAAAGAtaatttatacatattttcCCTAAGATC AATCCCAAGTAATAAACACTTTTATGGATCCTTAGCtcttaatttattttttcaaaacAAGAGTATAAACGACAATGCAATAAGTGTAGAAGTTgttcaaaatataatggaaaaaaaggcaaatataaatgttgCTTCAATATGGTATCTTGATAATAAGAATACATTTGTAAAAACCAAAATAAGCAACGATACTAAAGTTGCCTTATCCTTAACACacaaatataatgaatttGTGACAATAACCCTAGGTTCACAG GTTGATATATCTAAAATGTCCTTGCCAGACAACACAAAATTTGGAATGAAACTTTATTTAAAATcataa
- a CDS encoding hypothetical protein (conserved Plasmodium protein, unknown function): MKEKYALLKKILNKNNDIISNDTTVSYCDNILCTSSCSSLDEKSDEEEINKCNDFLKGTSRLSSLIKSPYFVSIPSYRSCKTLSRNASFELLSRNASFELSSHDASFELSSHDASFELSSPTQSFSSSSCPPSSAFSYSSYVALSPRKENEKSDRKSHGGLTKKFNCKKTDDKDMCIHRKNSHKHDSHIINKTKYDYNEEHKSAYCQNGDDINDEEYLKRMTKNIENYIRKMKDMIYYKRQIKKTKKRKEKRARKKIKKSVNIKSICNDNNIKWCDNINDNNIKWCDNINDNNIKWCNNINDNNRKWFNNINDNNNNNNNSNYKDHINYQNNNINDYNIHHYKKDIQKLYEYLNKEQNNLSTGLLQYHYINKNERDHNFFWNCCSEENMEKQRENVIQKNYDLKKKSNELFISHTENTYSYNNNNNNTNLSCIFCARIYLIDKIIKVTSNTIKPLCICCFDILLNLIGINAVICISCFKCYFPFELVNKCVICNSFDMINLKTENKRNMNIVKKELHIFMELYKYKFSDHFNSDIFLNYFINMNYCFKYLYYYFTIHQQIVISNNFVLARYTFPFEQLLQIIQKDKNKIKNKIKNKMKKNKTNQFYDDEEKYKNEIMQLKIIDTKENNHVINNMNHHLNDNVNNHIKDDHINHNMHEHIKNELYDEYTNKVNECYQLNNFEDKNKKQIEQKKMEELTNIQHEDTQEEYIQEIKKDNIVGERNNKKENYKINIVEINNEKEQVIKEDQMKNIKNNTVIEDDNVGEKEVIDEINIVEKINVVEKINIIDDKKVVADINILDDPNKNDKEKNINFNAVHINNIKRDDKEDSGDKDDSGDKDDKDDRDEKDDRDDSGDKDDKDDKDDKDDRDEKDDRDDRDEKYDRDEKYDRDDKEGDTKEEIFSDKGNKDISIVEKKNKDILNKKKSRNIRNKLYKNKDKGNSKDSVENFFYTFSKTIIFHIEKLKNKKMKFSFNHFKNTHIKLNELNFNNTIRKYYANGDLILYYIKYLQRQEKEIHKLYENYKRTENDVEHFKRRFKIHYGKEANEYDLNKNIYLKFKLLNKVQLLLEQKIKNFDNIPKNRDVYKIINEFGELIEEVSFQNNTYEKNNNIIINYYLKNHIFENDKSLLRQKKKNNNSTNKLNENYELFKESINSLLNILLFLYDTFNKNKNLNQRDLFHILKKIKMFLYDKEIKKLYSHLNDDQDNHNKNNKTNKSNEITKWKEKKKNVENFDHILSRNDTKPEIICILNIRKKNMNNFLINNDKVQIINKNCLQLFSEPYNFDYIYINNIYFKHFISNKIINKYIHNFINKNNVVLFNFSINYLKNKKKISFFNSFHDYFRKIDKTKINTTHIKNELVKKKNFINNNNNENHQYIDEYKINNVQHINKCSQKCMNRKKKINKIKYSDKKDNNILSCNNKKSQEKNIKYKRKTLFKKIINELNNKLNQKYSNEKYNLTLNIYAQRKKKIYNINKCLFRNETNIYYQKDDIHKKKHKVEIMLINNYNNNTNNKINEKKIIQKEDINKSKENDDSFQDRKNNVYDKNNIDHTYYDEDKKNPFLPSYGMDIKNIKNINKHINFNNMNKFKKSSIIFLIQLELFLTSDENTNIPKKKILHFTLVDINIPILYILKKKNNVNYFNEFKRKENFDNIFINYIQSYFFNTNANHYSNNIITHLFQKNPYICFLLYIHDDFIFTNNSEYNKLHQIHNLKKENYSSNMILQLLYIYYMCNICECFNFIKQHC, from the exons ATGAAAGAGAAATATGCCCtgttaaaaaaaatcctgaataaaaataatgatattatttcaAATGATACAACCGTATCTTATtgtgataatattttatgtacATCATCTTGTTCATCATTAGATGAAAAAAGtgatgaagaagaaataaataaatgtaacGATTTCTTAAAAGGTACCTCTCGTTTGTCTTCTTTGATTAAATCACCTTATTTTGTATCAATACCATCGTATAGATCATGTAAAACATTATCACGTAATGCATCCtttgaattattatcacGTAATGCATCCTTTGAATTATCATCACATGATGCTTCCTTTGAATTATCATCACATGATGCTTCCTTTGAATTGTCGTCACCCACTCAATCCTTCTCATCATCTTCATGTCCTCCTTCGTCTGCATTTTCTTATAGTTCCTATGTTGCCTTATCTCCTCGTAAGGAAAACGAAAAAAGTGATAGAAAATCGCATGGGGGGTTAACTAAAAAATTCAATTGCAAAAAGACTGATGATAAAGACATGTGTATACACCGAAAGAATTCTCATAAACATGATAGCCACATTATaaacaaaacaaaatatgattataatgAAGAACACAAAAGTGCTTATTGTCAAAATGGTGATGATATTAATGATGAGGAGTACTTAAAAAGGATgacaaaaaatattgagaactatataagaaaaatgaaagatatgatttattacaaaagacaaataaaaaagacAAAAAAGAGAAAGGAGAAAAGAgcaagaaaaaaaataaagaaaagtgtaaatataaaaagcatatgtaatgataataatataaaatggtgtgataatataaatgataataatataaaatggtgtgataatataaatgataataatataaaatggtgtaataatataaatgataataatagaaaatggtttaataatataaatgataataataataataataataatagtaattataaagatcatataaattatcagaataataatataaatgattataatattcatcattataaaaaggatatacagaaattatatgaatacctaaataaagaacaaaataatttgtCGACTGGTTTATTAcaatatcattatattaataaaaacGAAAGAGAccataattttttttggaatTGTTGTTCTGAAGAAAACATGGAGAAACAAAGAGAAAATgtaattcaaaaaaattatgatttaaaaaaaaaaagtaatgAACTATTTATATCCCATACAGAAAATAcatattcttataataataataataataatactaaTTTGTCTTGTATTTTTTGTGCaagaatatatttgattgataaaataataaaagtaacatctaatacaataaaacctttatgtatatgttgttttgatatattattaaatttaattgGTATAAATGCAGTTATATGTATTTCATGTTTTAAATGTTATTTCCCCTTTGAACTTGTAAATAAATGTGTTATATGTAATTCTTTTGACATGattaatttaaaaacagaaaataagagaaatatgaatattgttaaaaaagaattacatatatttatggaattatataaatataaatttagTGATCATTTTAATTCTGACATATtcttaaattattttataaatatgaattattgttttaaatatctttattattattttactATTCATCAACAAATAGttatatcaaataattttgttttgGCTAGATATACTTTTCCATTTGAACAATTACTTCAAATTATACAAAaggataaaaataaaataaaaaataaaataaaaaataaaatgaaaaaaaataagacAAACCAATTttatgatgatgaagaaaaatataaaaatgaaataatgcaactaaaaataatagatacaaaagaaaataatcatgttattaataatatgaatcatcatttaaatgataatgtaaataatcatataaaagatgatcatattaatcataatatgcatgaacatataaaaaatgaattatatgatgaatatacaaataaagTAAATGAATGTTACCAACTTAATAACTTtgaagataaaaataagaagCAAATAGAGcagaaaaaaatggaaGAACTAACCAACATACAACATGAAGACACACAAGAGGAATATATCcaagaaataaaaaaagataatattgTAGGAGAAAGAaacaacaaaaaagaaaattataaaataaacattgtagaaataaataatgaaaaagaaCAAGTAATAAAGGAGGACCAAATgaaaaacataaaaaataatacagTTATTGAAGATGATAACGTGGGTGAAAAGGAAGTGATtgatgaaataaatatagtagaaaaaataaatgtagttgaaaaaataaatataatagatGACAAAAAAGTGGTGGcagatataaatatattagatgatccaaataaaaatgataaagaaaaaaatataaattttaatgcagtacatattaataatataaaaagagaTGACAAAGAAGACAGCGGTGACAAAGATGACAGCGGTGACAAAGATGACAAAGATGACAGAGATGAAAAAGATGACAGAGATGACAGCGGTGACAAAGATGACAAAGATGACAAAGATGACAAAGATGACAGAGATGAAAAAGATGACAGAGATGACAGAGATGAAAAATATGACAGAGATGAAAAATATGACAGAGATGACAAAGAAGGTGATAcaaaagaagaaatattCTCAGATAAAGGAAACAAAGATATATCAATagtagaaaaaaaaaataaagatattttaaataaaaaaaagtccagaaatataagaaataaattatataagaaCAAAGACAAAGGTAATTCCAAAGATTCAGTTGAAAATTTCTTTTACACATTTAGTAAAAcaattatatttcatattgaaaaattgaaaaataaaaaaatgaaattttcttttaaccattttaaaaatactcatataaaattaaatgaacTAAATTTTAACAACACtattagaaaatattatgcAAATGGTGATTTGattttgtattatataaaatatttgcAAAGGCAAGAAAAGGAAATACacaaattatatgaaaattataag aGAACGGAGAATGATGTTGAACATTTCAAGAGGAGATTTAAAATACACTATGGAAAGGAAGCGAATGAATATGActtaaacaaaaatatatatttgaaatttaaattattaaacaaagtacaattattattagaacaaaaaataaaaaattttgataaCATCCCAAAAAATAGGgatgtatataaaataattaatgAGTTTGGTGAGTTAATAGAAGAAGTATCCTTTCAAAATAATActtatgaaaaaaataataatattattattaactattatttaaaaaatcatatatttgaaaatgataaatcCTTATTAAGAcagaagaaaaaaaataataattcaacAAACAAATTAAATGAGAATTATGAATTATTCAAAGAAAGTATAAATTCACttcttaatatattattatttttatatgatacatttaataaaaataaaaatttaaatcAACGTGATctatttcatatattaaagaaaatcAAAATGTTTCTATACgataaagaaataaaaaaattatatagCCATCTTAATGATGATCAAgataatcataataaaaataataaaacaaacAAATCGAATGAAATTACAAAATggaaggaaaaaaaaaaaaatgtagaGAATTTTGATCATATTTTATCACGTAATGATACAAAACCAGAAatcatatgtatattaaatattagaaaaaaaaatatgaataacttcctaataaataatgataaagttcaaataattaataaaaattgttTACAACTTTTTAGTGAAccatataattttgattatatctatataaataatatttattttaaacattttatttcaaataaaattataaataaatatattcataattttattaataaaaataatgttgTTTTATTCAACTTTTcaattaattatttaaaaaacaagaaaaaaatttcgTTTTTTAATTCCTTTCATGATTATTTTAGGAAGATAgataaaacaaaaataaatacaacACATATCAAAAATGAAttagtaaaaaaaaaaaattttataaataataataataatgaaaatcatcaatatatagatgaatataaaataaataatgtacaacatattaataaatgttcacaaaaatgtatgaacagaaaaaaaaaaataaataaaataaaatattcagacaaaaaagataataacattttgtcatgtaataataaaaagagtcaagaaaaaaatataaaatataaaagaaaaactcttttcaaaaaaattataaatgaattaaataataaattaaatcaaaaatattctaatgaaaaatataatttaacattaaatatttatgcacagagaaaaaaaaaaatttataacATTAATAAATGTTTATTCAGAAATGAAAcgaatatatattatcaaaagGATGacatacataaaaaaaaacataagGTAGAAATTATgttaattaataattataataataatacaaataataaaataaacgaaaaaaaaataatacaaaagGAAGATATAAACAAATCTAAAGAGAATGATGACTCTTTCCAAGAcagaaaaaataatgtatatgataaaaataatatagacCATACATATTATGATGAAGATAAAAAGAATCCTTTTCTTCCTTCATATGGTATggatataaaaaatataaagaatataaataaacatataaactttaacaatatgaataaatttaaaaagtCATCTATCATATTTCTCATACAGCTTGAACTATTTTTAACATCTGATGAAAATACAAACattccaaaaaaaaaaattttacaTTTTACCTTAgttgatataaatattccaatattatatatattaaaaaagaaaaataatgttaattattttaatgaatttaaaaggaaggaaaattttgataatatttttataaactATATTCAATCCTacttttttaatacaaaTGCAAATCATTATTCCAATAATATAATCACACACTTGTTTCAAAAAAATCCTTACATATGTTTTCTTCTATACATTCATGATGATTTTATCTTTACTAATAATTCTGAATATAACAAACTTCATCAAATTCATAATCTAAAAAAGGAGAACTATTCAAGTAATATGATTTTACAGTtgttgtatatatattacatgTGTAATATTTGTGAATGCTTcaattttataaaacaaCACTGTtag